The Macadamia integrifolia cultivar HAES 741 chromosome 3, SCU_Mint_v3, whole genome shotgun sequence genome segment ATTAACTCATTTTCCATAAAAATTaacttccttattatctttatAGACTTGTCATTGTACTATTGCTGTGGGCTGCACAAATCACTGTGGTATTTGCCATTGCCACGGTTAAGGTTACTCACTCATGGTGTTGTCATATTTTATTGATCAAAGTGTTTGGCACTTTTGAGTACTATAATCAGGCTACTGAGGTGgtgtcaatttttttattttttaatattatggTCCAGTTGGTTTAATTTTTCCTAGATGttttagtttcataattactgTTTGTTATTCAGATTAGATAATGTGACGCTAGTGTTATTTTTGTCTTGGCAGCAAAataatttactatttttttaatgatttttcgTGTTCATTCTTCTGTTTCACTTCTCCAGAAATGCAAGGACTGGATAATCTCATCCCCCTTTCACCGCAGTGGCTTTTGCCAAAGCCTGGGGATAGTAAACCTGGAATGGTGACTGGGGTGAGTTGTCTTAATTTCTCTTAGTTTATCCAAGTTTTTAACCTGCTTATCTCTAAACAAAGTTTTGGCAATGTACATTGCCATACATGAGATGCATATAGGACCAATCTAAATGCTTGTCCACCTTAATGTGGAAATAACTTGAGAATTCACTGTTTGTCTACCGTACAGGAATCCAATTTCAGCCCAAGTCCAGGTCATAACAGCAGTGTGGATGCCTCAAAATCTTCAGGAAATGGTGAGGAAATCCAAGAtaatgagaagaaaagggaTGTTTATCGGCTAAGCTTGCTTGATACGGAATCTGGTCGTAGGGACCGCTGGCGTGATGAAGAACGAGACACAGATTCCTCTATCCGCAGGGACCGTTGGAGGGAGGGAGATAAAGAGATTGGTGATGCACGCAAGGTGGACAAGTGGATGGATAGCCCCTCCATTAGACACTCTGGGGAAGCACGCCGTGCCCCATCTGAGAGGTGGACTGATTCTGGTAACAGGGAAAGTAATTATGAGCAACGACGTGAGAGCAAATGGAACACACGTTGGGGGCCGGAAGATAAGGAGTCAGAAAGTTGGCGTGAGAAGTGGCTAGATTCTAGCAGAGATGGTGAAGTGCCTCGTGATAAAGGGTTATCTCATCTGAACAATCATGGGAAAGATGATAAAGAGGGAGACCATTATAGGCCATGGCGATCTAACTCCTCCCAAAACCGAGGAAGGGGAGAGCCCCATTTCCAAACTCTGACACCTAACAAGCAAACTCCTATGCATGGTTACAGCAGGGGCCGAGGAGAAAATACACCTCCGACCTTCTCTGTTGGTCGTGGTAGAGTCGGTTCTGGTGGAAGTGCTGTGAATAGCACTTCTGCCTATCCTCTGTCTTTAGGTTCTGTCTCAGACAAGATTGAAAGTGCTCATGGGGACTCTTTCCCTTTAAGTTATAGTAGGACAAAATTGCTTGATATATACAGGGTGACTGATGTGGGATCCTTCGGAAAGCAGTTAGATGGATTTGTAGAAGTTCCTTCTCTTACACAGGCAGATCCATTAGAACCTCTGGCACTTTCTGCACCTACTGTTGAGGAACTGGTAATCTGATTTACAATTTCATTTGCTGCAGTTTATGCTGTTATTTGTGGTTTTTTGGTTGGTTTAATTGTTTTTGTTGCTTGAATAGGTTGTTCTAAAGGGAATCGACAGGGGTGATATAGTGAGTAGTAGTATTCCTCAGGTTTCTAAAGATGGTACTGTTGGACGGAATTCAACTGATTTGGTGCAAACAAGACGAACCAGGCTTGGTATTGTACCTATTCGTGATACATCTTTATATATATCTACATATACTTGGGGTGCACTTGGGGACCTGGCATGTGTTATAAATTGTAAACAGGTCTGGCCTGAATTTCTTCGCTAGCCAGCCTGGTAGCACTCAAAATATTGGATGCCAATATTTTATGCTGCAGATTCCATCCCACTTAAGACTAAATATCATGTTTGTAATGAATTTGATCAAACAGATTGTTTTGAATTGATATATTTCATCTCAGCAGGTAGTCGAGAAGATTTGCCATCTTCCATTGATGACTTCAAGGAGGATTCTGACAATTCAAAAGGTAGGCATTTAAACTATAATGAGAGTATTTCTTATGGAAGGCATGCACACATTCTTGGCTCTGATTCAAAGTTGGAAACAATTGAGGATCGTCAGGCATCCCTCGATGGCTCGTTTAGTCTAGAAGGTAGCAGATCTATAAATTACAGTAATGCCATACAAAAATCTTGGTATCTTCCACATGTTGTATTAGCCATGGCGGAGGTAGAGGTTACAATTTGATGGGTGAGACCTTGGTAGTTGATGAAGTGACTTGCACAAAGTCTTTGAACTATCCATGCCCAGCTGGAAGGTCTATGTCTATAAAGATGGAGGCTATGAGtcatctaattttatttttgattgaaAAATCAATGTTAAGTCTCGTTGAATGCTATGTCCTTGGTTTTGCTTATTTTTCTTTGATGCATCACACTAGAGTAGGTAGGTCAAACAGGAATACACAGGTTTTCTTATGCATCATTTCCATTTCCTTTAACATAATgctaaccatagttgtcaaagcaGCGCCTAGGCGTCCAAGCGGTTTTCTTGGGGTCTAGGCAATTGTCACGTTACTACAACGCCCCTCGAAATAGTTTAAACCAGGTTTGGcatttatttatgtcaaatatcaacaacaacaaagccttgtcccaacttaatggggtcggctacatggatccaaagaaagccaaaggaagagaaaataaaaggcgtAAAAGGGGATAGATTGACAATCACTAACAAAGTAGAACACAGCTAAAGCGGGTCCGCTACCTGGATCCTAGGCCTTCAATCTGCTCTATTCGAAACCATACTTGGGGCAATGCCTAATTTGTGCATATCTTTTGTCACAACCtctcctatggttattttatgcctgcctctagctcttttgGATCCTTTTATCTGAATCAAGTCACTCATCCTTACTGGTGCATCAGATGGCCTTAGCTGGGCATGCCCGAACCACCTCAAACGGTATTCTCCAAGCTAGTCAGGAATTGGGGCAACCCCTAGGTCCGCTGTAATTTGATCATTCCTAACcttatcctttctagttttcccgcacatccatcttagcatTCTCATTTCCATTACCCCTAGCTTATTAATGTGCTGTTTCTTAACGGCCCAACATTCCGCCTTGTACATTATAGTCGGGCGCACGACAGCCCGATAAAAGCAAACTTaggatattattcataaataagcaaacaccCCCCCAATTTGAAttcaataataattaaaaaatcaaattccaaaaggataaaaagtcaatcccGCAGCTCgggaacaaaaactgaatttttggttgtaggggtgattttcaactttcaaatgctggagttttcccaaatttgaaaattacataaatcttatcattttaAAACATTTCTAAAAACCAAAAAGTGTGGTAAAGTAGTTTTTGGTTCTAATGTCATAACTTTATTTCCATTCAGGCGATTTTTAATAGCATTTGTGcaccttaaaataagtttgactagaacataactttgtaaaacaacttggatttgttggaaagctggttttgtgctctgCTTAATACACGAAGTCTCATGTGaaagtaaaatcatttggccaatcaaacttattagagaacgataacatttctctaaatgtcgATTTTTATGAATTGATGTgatttgatgttgatttttaatgacttgatgttgcttagtgttgatttttaatgatataaggtatatgtagcgtattaaataatgttagaaaataggggaaatagaAAACACTTGGGCGCCTTGTTGGCTAGGCGCTTAGGCAACCCtgaaccctccaccgccttgggtcgccttgacaactatgatgctAATCCAGCATCACTTCAGTGATTTTAGTTTAactggttttttctttttcattcattATATTTGTGCTTTTGTGCAGCTTTTAGGGAAGATTTTAGTGCCACTAAGAAAGTTAATGAGGTGGCAGTTGGTAGAGAAATGAGTGCACATGGAAATTCCTCTCCTCATCCAGGCATTCCATGGAGATCTCAGTCACTAGGAGAGCGCTCACATTTACCATCGCATGATTGGAGAGATTTTTCTGCTGAAGTAAGGTCAGCAACTTCTGAAATGGGCTGGTCACATTCACAAAAGGAGCAGGATGCAGAACGGGAGAATAGTAAAACAGTTCTGCCTTCTTACTGCAAGGATGATTCTAACTGGCAAGTTGGTGAGGGTTTTCTTTCAGATATTGGCAGTGACTCTGTTCTTAGAAGGCAGTCATCTGAAGTCTTTGACAGGGAACGGGAAACTCGGAAGTTTCTGCTGCAGACTTCTCCGGAGGAGTTATCCCTGTGTTATAAAGATCCACAAGGTGAAATTCAAGGCCCTTTCTCTGGAAGTGACCTTATTGGGTGGTTTGAAGCTGGATATTTTAGCATAGACTTGCAAGTCCGCATTTCAAGTGCGTCACCTGACACACCTTTCTCATTGCTTGGGGATGTTATGCCACACTTACGAGCAAAAGCAAGGCCTCCGCCAGGATTCAGTACATCGAAACCGAATGAAACTGCAGATACATTAAGTAGGCCAAAGTTCAGTAGTCTTGGAAAGCTTCATGCAGGTTCCAGTGAGATTGATATCATGAAAAATGAATCAAGGGGTAAACATGAATCTGGGACTGATGCTGAGAATAGGTTTTTGGAGTCACTGATGTCTAGTAATATGAGCAGTCCTCCGCGAGATAAGTTTGGTTTCCCAGAAGGTAGGTTGTGTAATGGGAATAATTATGGTAAAAGTTTTGAGTAATTCTGTAATACAACTTACTTTTGCAGCTTCTGTTTTCGTTCTGATGATATTTGTATGGTTTTGTCATACATCAGTTTTTCTTACTCATgtggttttgttttgatttgtaGGCCTGCAAGGGTTTATTGGGAATAATTCTGGTGGAATGCCCCCAGTGGGAGCAGAAAGTGGTAATGATCTAAATTACCTCTTGGCACAAAGAATATCCCTAGAGCGACAGAGGTCTCTTCCCAATCCTCACCCATATTGGCCTGGGAGAGATGCAGCTTCCATGGTTCCAAAGGCAGAGCTTGTCCCTGACCCTTCTAGTCACTCAAAACTCCTATCTTCAATGGTAGATGGTCATCTTCAGATTCCTCATATTCAGAATAAGGACTTTATGTCTGTACTACAAGGAGGTGCATCTGacaattcttcatcttctgttAATGGAATTTCCAGTTGGTCAAATTTTCCTGTCCAGAGTGGCTTGGATGCACGCCAGGATAAGATTGACATGCATCATAATCAACCTTACTCTGGCCAAACTGCATATGTGATGCAGCAACAAAGGATGCAACAACAGAATCAGCCATCTTTATCACCTTTAATTCCTCAAAATATAGATCATCCTACTGGCATTGTAACGCCGGAAAAGCTACTCACTTCTGGTCTCTCTCAAGATCCACAGATGCTAAGTATATTACAACAGCAGTATTTATTGTCCCAACTTCAATTACATCCGCAGGCACCTGTTCCCGCACAACTATCACTGCTAGATAAGCTCATATTGCTTAAGCAGCAACAGAAACaggagcagcagcagcagctatTGCGGCAACAGCACTTGCTTTCACAGGTTTTGTCTGAGCATCAGTCTCATAATCACTTTCCTGAGCCCTCTTATGGACATTTACCGGCTGCTGCTGTCGCAGCAGGAAATGCTTCTGTGGACCTTCGTGGGCTTTGCCCTCCACATGATATGTTTCAGAATAATTCACAGATGCCAGTTCCTAATCTGCAAGATGGTCATGTGGCTAACTTTGCTACTTTGTCCTCGCAACTTCCACAGGATATTGCTTACAGTACCAGTTCTGAAGCCTCTCTTCTACATTTACCGCATCAAATTTTTGGCAATGTTACCCATCCAAAGGGTTGGGGTGGTACTATACCAGAAAAGATTGATGACATTCAGCAGAAGATGCCAACTGTGGTGGATAACTCACCCTCGCTGGAAGTAATGGACAATTCTTCATTTGAGACTCCTACTCTACAGGAACATGTGCTTACTTCGGACAGGAGTGCTGCTGTAGTTCAAGCTCAGTTGTCAGAGAGTACACCCACAAGTAGTGAACCTGCTGTAGTATGTACACCTGAAGCTATATCGATCTCTGTACCTCTAGCATCTCCAGAAATCCCTTCTAGTGCTCCATCAGGGGCTGACAAGGCCGAAACATCTGTTCATGAACAAACCAATGATGTGAAGCCTCCGTCAGCTAGTGTTGAAGAACCACAAGGTCAACATGTGCAATGTAAAATAGAGTCCCTAATGGTAAAAGAAGTTAAAAATACTGAAGTACGTGAGGCAAAGAAGGCTTCAGAGAAGAAATCCAGAAAGCAAAAATCTTCAAAGATGCAATCTTCTGCAGACCAGTCAAAGGGGATATCCAAAACATCTACTCCACTGCCAATGAAGCAATCTGAAACTGTGGGGGTAGAGGCAAAATCTGAGATGCACATGGATGTAGGAGAAGCAATTTATGGCACATCACCGGTGACAACAGGAGATGCAGGAACTGGAGTATCTACTGTTGAAACACTAGCTTCTCAACTAGCTAAGAGCTCCTTGGCTGGTAGCTTCTCTAATAATGAAGTTTCATCTATAGAAGGCAGGTTTGAACCGAGAGAAGTTGAATCTATTACAGCACATAGCACCCAGGGACATTCAGGACAAAAAGCTTGGAAATCTGGTCCTGGTCTCAAAGCTAAGTCCCTTTTGGAAATTCAACTGGAAGAACAGCGGAAGGCTCAGATGGAGATGATTATTTCTGAGAATGCCATATCTGTCAACTCTATGAGCTCCTCAACCCCTTGGGCTGGGGTTGTTGCGAATGCAGAGCCTAAGATGGTTAGAGATAATCATCAAGATGCAGTTGGTGCACAGACTACCATTGGAAAAGCTGATAGTTCTGTCAACCCAGTGAGCAAAAAGAGCCAGTTACATGACCTATTGGCTGAAGAAGTTTTGGCCAAGTCTAATTCTAATGAAAGAACTTCAGAGGTTTCTGACAATGTCTCTAATCTTCCAGTCAGTATCCAAGCAGATCCGATTGTTGACAATGATGATTTCATCGAGGCTAAAGACACTAAAAAGAGCCGCAAAAAGTCTGCGAAGGGTAAGGGTATGGCTGCTAAGGCATCGACACCCATTGCTTCTGCTGATATGCCGATTGCATCAAGTCCTGTTGAGAAAGCAAAAAGTTCTCGTCAGGTACAGCAGGAGAAGGATGTGTTACCTGCTCCACCGTCAGGTCCGTCCTTGGGAGATTTTGTGATCTGGAAGGGGGAGTCTGCAAGTCCTTTGCCTGCTCCAGCCTGGTCTACTGACTCAGGGAAGCTAAATAAGCCAACATCATTAAGGGACATCCTAAAGGAACAGGAGAAAAAGTTTTCATCGGTgcagaaccaaaaccaaatgcCAACTCCCCAGAAAGTACAGTCAACCCGCAATACCCGTGGAAGTGGCTCCTCATGGACAGTCTCTGGGTCATCTCCCTCTAAGGCTGCATCTCCAATTCAAATCAATTCCCTTGCTTCTGTACATTCAAAATCTAAGGCGGAGGATGATTTGTTCTGGGGCCCACTGGATCAATCAAAACAAGAAGCCAAACAGTATGTTTCTGATGCtacctttttctttatttttatatcaaTTAATTACAGTGATTCTTTTTTTAGTGGTTATTATAATTTATCTGTTTAGTGGTGTGCATGTAGCTTTGTTTCGTATTCTTTCATAACGCCACATCATATATCTATTAGCTTTAGTCTACATGCACTATGTTGTTGCATCTATAGATTATAATCTTGTTTAGCTTGCGGTAACTTGAATGCAATTTACACCCTAAGTTAACAATGttccttcatttttcttttgcatgAGTCATTATTCTGTTGAATCTCGTATGCGGGTCTCTTGGTGAGGATATCCATTCATGGTGTTGATTAACTCTAGTTTTCTATTTGGTATTCTTATAGAATTTTTCCCCTGCTCATCTCTACCTCAAATAATTTTGAAGCTCATATCTTGGCAGCATGGGTTGTAACGGTTTGTTGAATTGAAATCAGTCAAACCAAAGCTGCCAACCATTAACAGGTTTAACTGCCAGCTTAAACATGGGAGAAGCATGTAAGTTCTCCAttaatttatattggttatggTCTGGTGGTTGGTCAGGTAAAATTGGGACTGTATGTGATGCAGTGGCGCTTTCTGTGGACTGGCCTGGACCCATGTTGGAGTCCAGTAAaatatttaggatttatttctgttttgggAGTAACATGTAACCATTTATCTTATTGGGTAAATTAAACAGGAGATTTGCTGTAGTTAGTTTCTTATTCTCAATAGAGTGTTCTTAGTAGTtagtattttcttatttatatggCATGAATTATGCTGAAGTTTCAGAATTGAATAATGGAATATTGAGTTCTTTTTTTGTCGAAGCTTGTATTCCTAGGGCAGCTTGGCTTTCATTCCGTTTCCTTTCCTTCTcaggtatgttgccctttcttcttccctgctgttCCATATTCTTTCCTTGCCTCTTTCTTCTCCTATAGCTTCTTCCtaattctcttctctccttcccccttggctgttttcctttttctgttctCTGCAAGAGGTACTGTGTGGCTGAGAAAACAAACATCAGAGCTCTGTAGCCCCTCCACTGACTGATCTTTTGGGGTTCACTTGCATACCCTAAAGCGACTCTACCCCTTTAGTTATCTGCCCTTAAGGACCTTCTGTGGTGAGTTGCAAACCAGCAACTATAGCTGGTTATTTCCTTGCCTCTAGATCTGATTTCAGAGTGATCCTCTCTCTCCACGTGCTTTTTTGGGAGCTCCTTGGTAGCATTCGGTAGATCATTAAATTAGATAGCCACCCCTAAAATCTTGAGGGGATTGGATCTCCATCGGATGAGATCTCTAATCCACAAGAGCTCCTTCACTGCGCAAGTCGTTGGTTTGCTGTTTAGAGGTAGAAGACAACCTCAACCTCAAATTGTAGTTTGTTTAAAGGcccttatttctgtttttactgAGAATACATTTCCCTTCTCCTTTTATTCTCCTTTGccccttcttttttgttttggttccaAGTTAGTCGCTCGACTCGCTCCTTTAAATAATAATTCACTTTCTATACTTCTTTCTCGTCTTCCTACATACCATTGAGATTCTGATTATTTATGGCTCTGTGAGTACCCCATAGAAACTTTGATATATGTACAAAATTGCCATTTTCTTCCCCTACATTTCGCTATTTTACAATTGGGTGGGTTCTTAATGAACTCAAACAGGGTTTCCGAACCCTGGATTGCATCAGTATATATAGGCAGTGAATATATTATGATCTTCATTAACTTGGGAGTTAAAAAATGACCAAGtctatgaaaaaagaaaaagaatggtgGAACTTTAAGCTCTGTACTGTATTAGAATGTTTTGCTCAATTGTAACATAATTGTTTATATTTTAGCCCAACTTTTTGGCATGCTGAACTGTCACACAAGCATTCGTACCATAAccagatgaagaaaaagaattctAGAGGACACTGATTGTGGTCAACGAAATAAGTTGACCTTACTGGTACATAAGTAAATTTACTGTTTGAGAATGTAACACGTTTTCCTTTCCTAttcctagaaacggagaaacgGGGTAAAAAGCGTTAGATAATCttgtttcgtttcacctgtTTTTAGAAACGTAAATAGGAAgttatgaaaatttatgtttcaagacttcgtttctagaaacaagtgaaggCAACAAATTATGGATTTGTGCCCGATAAAAAAAGCCCAAAAGTGAGAAAAGCGTCTCTTCTCAAGCTCGAAAGTGGACTCCACAGCCCTGCAACTCGATGAATAGCAGAGACAACGGTGACAGTATGCTCTGCTACTCAATGAACAACAGAGACAACTTGATGAACAGCAGAGATTTCAAGCAATCTTCCGTCTGCAACTGAATATTGAACTCCATGGCCTTCTTCAAGCCCTTGCAACCAGGGTTCTCGAATTTCCTCGACCGGTAACTGCAACAGATCACAATAGAGACAACGGCGACGGTAAAGAATACAGGAGACCCTAGAATGTAGGGGAAAGGGGACTCTCGGAAGGCAGCAGAATGAGAAACTAGAAGAGAGGGAAGGATTTGGGAGAGGGATTGGAAAATATAAGAGAAATAGGTGACAACGAAGGTGCAAGAGAAAAGGACCAAGATGAGAATGAGAATGTTTAGGGTCGCTGAGGGTGAGTGCTTGTAGAGAAGAGTATTGGAGGCGGAGTTGTTGGGGTTTGTGGAGGAAGAATGTCTCTTGTTAGGCTTCTGAGAAGGtgaggatgaagatgatgaagaggtgGGCATGGCGGTGACGGAAGAGAGAAGGTGGAACAtgttatcaaacaacaatgtgtGCATAAATCGATCCAAGAAGCAGGTTTATCAAATGCCCAAAAATTcttttctgttcccagaaacgtgaaaacggcagaaacgtcaAACGGTGCATTAGTTCCCAAGTGGAACCAAAGGGATGTGTTAGAGGAGCATAAGGGAAgtaaaggcttttttttttttaagcgaGTAGAAGTCACGTTCAACTTTCATCACCTTTGTTGAACTATGGGTGTTGTCATTATTTTCAACACAATGAGCAACACACTCATACTGCAGTCAGCTGAGCAACATAGTCATTGGTGGATGACTTGTGTGCAGTTTGGGTAGAGAAGCGAGTCATGCAGAGACATGGCGGTGGCAAAGAGTAGTTGCAAAGATTAGTCAACAGTCAGTGACATGGCATATGATGTATAGCATGGGGAGATGGCACAGATTGTGTACTGATGTGGGCAGACCTGGCAGAGGCAGTACAATGGTATGGCAGTGCTGGTAGTGATGTGGATCCGGATTCCAatagactgaaatcggatcgcttagggcccacaataatgACCAAATAATTCAACCGTAAAATataatggcagaattgtaaatagggcTTCAACTAGATGGCAAAACTGTAATTAACTCAAGTATAATGGTTGAAGGATATtattgtaatttcagaaacaaacaTGTGCATTACTGAAATTACAACAAGTGATGGGTAACTGAGATAGGAAATTAGAATAGGGGGTGTTCTGTAATTGATAAAGTAGGGAGAAACTATTAGAACACACTTTTCAGTACAGTGGGTTTATTTGTAAATTTAAGTAACTGTCCTTACTTGTAAATTCAGAAACCctatcctcctcttcttcttcttcttcttcttcttcttcttcttcacgatAGAACACAAAACCAGCGCTAATGAAAGGACCTTGCGAGGGACATAGTTCTTTCCTTGATGATCGATTCAGCCCACAAATTAAAACGGAGGATCACCATAGTAAGTTCTATCGAATCCAGCAATACTAATCGCAGACCTCAAGGGTACAAAGAGTAATTAAATTCTGCAACTCAGATCTGGGCGGTAGCTTCAAGCAGCCTGAGTCGCGAGTCTTGTTTCTCACAAGAGGAGATTCAATAGGAGCCAAGATGCTAGGGTTCAAGTCGTATATGGGAGTGCTTCCTTCGatcaaaacttcaacccaaacGGATCACACACAAAGGCACTCAAAGCACTTGAATAGGGCTGCAACTATCGCCAGAAACAGGGCAGCTACTGTAGTTCAAAGGAGGGTAGGGTTAAGACCTGAAAATAAtaatgaagaggaagaggaagaaataaagaagaagtaaaagaatggtagggaagaaaggagagaaattcagagagggagaaaggggaAATCAATAGCCATGGGTCACACCCAAAAATTCTTCAACCAAGTTGTAAATCTCCAAAATTAAAACTCAAAAAACTTCAtcgattacatgtccaatataaaggaaaaatcagacaattaatggcaactacttgaaaatagaaactaacctaCATaccaactaaaataaaaatcaagtctaaattaaaatactatcaaactaatttctaagccaaaaaggaaagtaaatagggaaatttcaaaatcaaagagatcccttccatcgcccaactgcatcaggtAGTGTTCACTGAGTGATTTGGCAGTCTGGGGACGTTTTGCAGTGATTAGGTAGATGAGTCAGTTTGGGGGTCAATTTGGGTAGGCCAAATGGCAGAGTTGGAAGATGGTTTGAATTGGAAGGTTTTAGAGCATCGTGCCATCTTTCTAATGCAGTTGGAATCACGTTGTTCGATTTCGGATGAGGGAGTTATGACcataatgtaggaatggatttgacaagtcaaaccagccccaaactgcaggaacttttaaactaagaacaaccaaaaccaatagcaaacttatagcagaaaatcagacttcagccacaaaccagaattgataaacgatctcaatgaacagtaaccagaagcgaaataaatcagcagcagtcttaggattaaaccagaaattttaaTAACAATATAACACCTCCAGTAGGTTCAGATCACAGATGCTAATAGTCCAGAATGTCACAGTAACacagaacagaaaacagaatctaaatctgtgcAGGTTTTGACAATCGACCAGAATTGCTTGACAGTTCACTTCAGCAGATCCAGtggtctgattgaccccaaaattggatcgatcctTCCTCTGGATAGGATTATCCTTCAGTCAAAATATGGAGGCCATCGGATGGCTAGTTCTCCAAAAAAACTAGGCCGATAGGAAGGAACACAGAAAAACCcaacccagaaatttctgcagaaaaattcagattacttgCCTGTACTGCTGAAGAAGATAATCCAAtaagagaaccagaaaagaaaagacccacccggacttctcgccgcagagtgtcgatcggatcacacaccaatccctaacccttgatcaaacacaaaggtatagccatggagaaaacccagcggcagcagcataaagcttcttctttttttaattgtaaaaatcgtctaggcttttaggagcctcctcttctttatttataatgttaatgggggagggaattacaaaatagaagtttcctcaaaaaggaaactaaatattctcctagtacaatagttactaaaaactgaaattggaaactaactgaaattagaaactagttgaaaaaggaaactaactactaatgacttgactcaattaataacttgactcctaaggaaacaaatataactcaaatcaagcccaactaaaaaggaaactaatgaaaatggaaactaactagtaatcccgtattcaatcttagaccctcccttttagacccataaaagtgatctattaccctcaaaacacataggatcaaaggcccaatatgtatggaacccaaccctaagcttattcctaa includes the following:
- the LOC122074014 gene encoding protein ESSENTIAL FOR POTEXVIRUS ACCUMULATION 1-like isoform X2; amino-acid sequence: MAAKNNADARHHLSVNTSPRITKEMQGLDNLIPLSPQWLLPKPGDSKPGMVTGESNFSPSPGHNSSVDASKSSGNGEEIQDNEKKRDVYRLSLLDTESGRRDRWRDEERDTDSSIRRDRWREGDKEIGDARKVDKWMDSPSIRHSGEARRAPSERWTDSGNRESNYEQRRESKWNTRWGPEDKESESWREKWLDSSRDGEVPRDKGLSHLNNHGKDDKEGDHYRPWRSNSSQNRGRGEPHFQTLTPNKQTPMHGYSRGRGENTPPTFSVGRGRVGSGGSAVNSTSAYPLSLGSVSDKIESAHGDSFPLSYSRTKLLDIYRVTDVGSFGKQLDGFVEVPSLTQADPLEPLALSAPTVEELVVLKGIDRGDIVSSSIPQVSKDGTVGRNSTDLVQTRRTRLGSREDLPSSIDDFKEDSDNSKAFREDFSATKKVNEVAVGREMSAHGNSSPHPGIPWRSQSLGERSHLPSHDWRDFSAEVRSATSEMGWSHSQKEQDAERENSKTVLPSYCKDDSNWQVGEGFLSDIGSDSVLRRQSSEVFDRERETRKFLLQTSPEELSLCYKDPQGEIQGPFSGSDLIGWFEAGYFSIDLQVRISSASPDTPFSLLGDVMPHLRAKARPPPGFSTSKPNETADTLSRPKFSSLGKLHAGSSEIDIMKNESRGKHESGTDAENRFLESLMSSNMSSPPRDKFGFPEGLQGFIGNNSGGMPPVGAESGNDLNYLLAQRISLERQRSLPNPHPYWPGRDAASMVPKAELVPDPSSHSKLLSSMVDGHLQIPHIQNKDFMSVLQGGASDNSSSSVNGISSWSNFPVQSGLDARQDKIDMHHNQPYSGQTAYVMQQQRMQQQNQPSLSPLIPQNIDHPTGIVTPEKLLTSGLSQDPQMLSILQQQYLLSQLQLHPQAPVPAQLSLLDKLILLKQQQKQEQQQQLLRQQHLLSQVLSEHQSHNHFPEPSYGHLPAAAVAAGNASVDLRGLCPPHDMFQNNSQMPVPNLQDGHVANFATLSSQLPQDIAYSTSSEASLLHLPHQIFGNVTHPKGWGGTIPEKIDDIQQKMPTVVDNSPSLEVMDNSSFETPTLQEHVLTSDRSAAVVQAQLSESTPTSSEPAVVCTPEAISISVPLASPEIPSSAPSGADKAETSVHEQTNDVKPPSASVEEPQGQHVQCKIESLMVKEVKNTEVREAKKASEKKSRKQKSSKMQSSADQSKGISKTSTPLPMKQSETVGVEAKSEMHMDVGEAIYGTSPVTTGDAGTGVSTVETLASQLAKSSLAGSFSNNEVSSIEGRFEPREVESITAHSTQGHSGQKAWKSGPGLKAKSLLEIQLEEQRKAQMEMIISENAISVNSMSSSTPWAGVVANAEPKMVRDNHQDAVGAQTTIGKADSSVNPVSKKSQLHDLLAEEVLAKSNSNERTSEVSDNVSNLPVSIQADPIVDNDDFIEAKDTKKSRKKSAKGKGMAAKASTPIASADMPIASSPVEKAKSSRQVQQEKDVLPAPPSGPSLGDFVIWKGESASPLPAPAWSTDSGKLNKPTSLRDILKEQEKKFSSVQNQNQMPTPQKVQSTRNTRGSGSSWTVSGSSPSKAASPIQINSLASVHSKSKAEDDLFWGPLDQSKQEAKQSDFPSLAKQSSWGSKVTAVKGTVAGSASRQKSTGSRTADYSVSSSAVSQSSLRGKRDTISKQSEAMDFRYWCESESVRLTGTKDTSFLEFCLKQSTSEAETLLIENLGSFDPDHEFIDKFLNYKELLSADVIEIAFRSQNDRRVDGFGVADVNAESAGAGDFDSDMAADGSTKGGGKKKGKKGKKVSSSVLGFNVVSNRIMMGEIQTLED